In one Nicotiana sylvestris chromosome 8, ASM39365v2, whole genome shotgun sequence genomic region, the following are encoded:
- the LOC104241568 gene encoding uncharacterized vacuolar membrane protein YML018C-like — translation MCYGLFTVLLKKFAGEEGKGVDMQKLFGYIGLCTLVTMWWLVWPLTALGIEPKFTIPHSAKLDEVVLANGLVGSVLSDYFWALCVVWTTPLVATLGMSLTIPLAMVADMVIHGRHYSAIYILGSAQGFQEMQRLSENEVCIFQANGEPAPALILEILEFRLVVI, via the exons ATGTGTTATGGGCTGTTCACTG TGCTTCTTAAAAAGTTTGCTGGCGAGGAAGGAAAAGGAGTAGATATGCAAAAATTGTTCGGTTACATAGGGTTGTGTACCCTTGTGACCATGTGGTGGCTTG TATGGCCGTTGACAGCCCTAGGTATTGAACCCAAGTTCACAATACCTCATTCTGCTAAATTGGATGAAGTTGTTTTGGCCAATGGACTTGTAGGAAGTGTTCTCTCGGATTACTTTTG GGCACTGTGTGTTGTTTGGACAACTCCATTAGTTGCAACCTTGGGCATGTCTCTCACAATTCCACTTGCGATGGTGGCTGACATGGTGATTCATGGACGTCATTATTCTGCTATTTACATTCTTGGCTCAGCACAG GGGTTTCAGGAAATGCAGCGGCTAAGTGAGAATGAAGTTTGCATTTTTCAAGCCAATGGCGAGCCAGCACCAGCTTTAATTTTGGAGATATTAGAGTTTCGTTTAGTAGTGATATAG